The following are encoded together in the Ovis aries strain OAR_USU_Benz2616 breed Rambouillet chromosome 15, ARS-UI_Ramb_v3.0, whole genome shotgun sequence genome:
- the QSER1 gene encoding glutamine and serine-rich protein 1 isoform X3 yields MSFLSAVESRTAQAASSGTTLLPQFRAPSWQTGMHSSAPTELFVTGPLPTTGTLPSPALPAYQHPATFSNRNFATTSPLVLQDSTFNTTSNGILSPHDPLLQIKTSQGTVPTALTFERLGSSAISNSIPPQSSTYRSAQESAPHLLQPQFSLLPSALGGAQQTSQAYGSTLFTSSTASIERALLRECSVIKHHQRPSGTQSIQAQLTGSQHSLHGYLSNASGVNFQETSRQSSLSCSPIGESTQVYRSSKVEKLPSLYKTLTFSGSSQTITSENSTLNYSSNQQEVLSSVTNENYPAQTRDPSSDSQSQSYSSGHSQGLSPVSQTQVSFSSQSHVLPVVSPSESYASGQSLTLTAPSLSYSSASRAQNVPDASPTQNFISMHSSPNAQTQGSSSPQSQKFLPAVQSSSFATSTHCQTLQNNLPSPDPKSYSERKLDSNVYTSSKQEDDFPIQELQVLQPQVSLESSTQRLSEGEMNVPESAYKVSKADDRYSQSIIRSNSCLEDQVVGIALQGSKKEENLVGSMTQLNQQIGQVNSSATLDIKKTTNLMQTPQIRLNTKDLNQQHSLIQKVHEAKVQEQHDQITNASSQIQIPNNALGHGHQASLPNTQVLLDSACDLQILQQSILQASLGQIKTSLQVQRVQSPQQIVHPFLQMDGHIIRSNGEHSQQQLHPQNSEIMKMDLSDSSKPLQQHLTTKGHFNETTQHDSKNHFVSLGSICFPEAMLLSDERNILSNVDDILAATAAACGVTPSDFSKSTSNETIPAVEDGDSKSHFQQSLDVGHVTSDYNSIAATVGKPPNINDISLNGNQVTVNLSPVPTLQSKMTLDQQHVEVPGQNKASKVTSPVVGPGHEVQEQTSGPFKKQSAASHEPEEDSEVAVDSTLNNNRNQEFVSSSRSISGESATSESEFALGGDDSGVSVNSSRNTLAVLAMAQPGETVSVKMEEENQDLMHFNLQKKKTKGKGHTKEEDSSHQKQLKRPAQGKRQNPRGTDIYLPYTPPSSESCHDGYQHQEKMRQKIKEVEEKQPEVKTGFIASFLDFLKSGPKQQFSTLAVRMPNRTRRPGTQTVRTFCPPPLPKTAAVTPTPLVSEAGANSPSEKLDNELKNLEHLSPLSSDEDDPGVCSHDIYKSSSTTLNTSDATSDKKKKAVSEATQVATASTTAIATGTAATSSTAVGAVKQETLYSPPSAAKTPENINSSEPPKSIELDGLLSDQFAKGQDTVAIEGFTDEEDPESGGEGQYRERDEFVVKIEDIETFKEALKTGKEPPAIWKVQKALLQKFVPEIRDGQREFAATNSYLGYFGDAKNKYKRIYVKFIENTNKKEYVRVCSKKPRNKPSQTIRTVQAKPSNSSKTSDPPTPKTATTKAPSMKPKVKQLKVKAEPPPKKRKKWKEEFSSSQSDSSPEIHSSSSDDEEFNPPAPFVTRFLNTRAMKETFKSYMELLVSIALDPDTMQALEKSNDELLLPHMKKIDSMLNDNRKRLLLNLHLDQSFKNALESFPELTIITRDSKAKSGGSAISKIKMNGKAYNKKTLRTSKTTTKSAQEFAVDPEKIQLYSLYHSLHHYKYHVYLICKDEISSVQKKNEDLGQEEIVQLCMKNVKWVEDLFEKFGELLNHVQQKCS; encoded by the exons ATGAGTTTTCTCTCTGCTGTTGAATCCCGAACTGCTCAGGCTGCTTCTTCAGGAACTACTCTTTTACCACAATTCAGGGCCCCATCCTGGCAGACAG gtatgCATTCCTCAGCACCAACTGAGCTGTTTGTTACTGGACCTTTGCCAACCACTGGAACACTTCcatcccctgccctccctgcttATCAGCATCCTGCCACCTTCAGCAATAGAAACTTCGCTACCACCTCACCTTTGGTGCTTCAGGATTCAACTTTTAACACTACATCAAATGGAATTTTAAGTCCTCATGATCCTTTGCTTCAAATCAAGACTTCCCAGGGAACTGTTCCAACTGCTTTGACATTTGAGCGCCTGGGCAGTTCTGCGATAAGTAACAGCATACCACCTCAGTCTTCAACGTACCGCTCAGCTCAAGAGTCTGCACCCCATCTTTTACAACCTCAGTTTAGTTTGTTGCCTTCAGCACTTGGAGGAGCTCAGCAAACTTCTCAAGCCTATGGTTCAACTCTCTTTACTAGTTCTACTGCTTCCATTGAAAGAGCTCTTCTCCGAGAATGTAGTGTTATTAAACACCATCAGCGGCCTTCAGGTACCCAGTCTATTCAGGCACAACTGACTGGTTCACAGCATTCCTTACACGGTTATCTATCAAATGCAAGTGGGGTTAATTTTCAGGAAACAAGCAGGCAGTCATCTTTATCCTGTAGCCCAATTGGAGAGTCTACTCAG GTTTATAGGTCCAGCAAAGTTGAGAAGTTGCCATCCTTGTATAAAACATTGACTTTCTCTGGCTCATCTCAGACTATCACTTCTGAAAACTCAACACTTAATTATTCTTCCAATCAGCAAGAGGTGTTATCTTCGGTTACTAATGAGAATTACCCTGCTCAAACAAGAGATCCGTCTTCAGATAGCCAGTCTCAGAGTTACTCATCTGGTCATTCTCAGGGTTTATCACCAGTCAGCCAGACACAGGTTAGCTTTTCATCTCAGTCACACGTTTTGCCAGTTGTTAGTCCTTCAGAAAGCTATGCTTCAGGTCAGTCCCTGACATTAACAGCCCCTTCTCTTTCTTATTCTTCTGCCTCTCGGGCTCAGAATGTGCCAGATGCTAGTCCAACTCAGAATTTTATTTCTATGCATTCTTCCCCAAATGCTCAGACCCAAGGGTCATCCTCTCCCCAGTCTCAAAAGTTTTTGCCTGCTGTCCAGTCATCATCTTTTGCGACCTCTACTCATTGTCAGACCTTACAGAATAACCTACCTTCCCCTGATCCAAAGTCTTACTCTGAAAGAAAACTTGACTCAAATGTTTATACGTCTTCAAAACAAGAGGATGATTTTCCAATACAAGAGTTACAGGTATTACAGCCACAAGTATCTCTTGAGTCATCAACCCAAAGGCTGTCTGAGGGGGAAATGAACGTTCCAGAGTCAGCTTATAAGGTGTCAAAGGCAGATGACAGATATTCTCAGAGCATAATCAGAAGTAATTCCTGTCTTGAAGATCAGGTGGTTGGTATTGCTCTTCAAGGgtctaaaaaagaagaaaacctagTTGGTTCAATGACACAACTTAACCAACAAATTGGCCAAGTCAATAGTTCTGCAACCCTTGATATTAAGAAGACAACTAATTTAATGCAAACTCCGCAAATACGGTTGAATACTAAAGACCTAAACCAGCAGCATTCTCTTATACAGAAGGTACATGAAGCCAAGGTCCAGGAGCAGCATGATCAAATAACTAATGCCTCATCTCAGATTCAAATTCCAAACAATGCTTTAGGGCATGGCCATCAGGCATCTCTTCCTAATACACAGGTCCTTTTAGATTCTGCCTGTGATCTAcaaattcttcagcagtcaataCTGCAGGCAAGTTTAGGACAAATAAAGACATCTTTACAAGTACAGCGTGTTCAAAGTCCTCAACAAATAGTACATCCTTTCCTTCAAATGGATGGTCATATTATTCGGAGCAATGGCGAACATTCTCAGCAGCAACTCCATCCTCAAAATTCTGAAATTATGAAAATGGACCTTTCTGACTCTTCAAAACCATTACAGCAACATCTGACAACAAAGGGCCATTTTAATGAAACAACTCAACATGATTCCAAGAATCATTTTGTTTCTCTTGGATCAATATGTTTCCCAGAGGCAATGCTCCTCAGTGatgagagaaatattttatcaaatgtgGATGATATCTTAGCAGCTACAGCAGCAGCTTGTGGGGTCACACCTTCTGATTTCTCCAAGTCAACTTCAAATGAAACCATTCCTGCTGTTGAAGATGGTGATTCTAAATCTCATTTTCAGCAGTCATTAGATGTTGGGCATGTGACATCTGATTATAACTCCATAGCAGCTACAGTAGGAAAGCCAccaaatataaatgatatttcCTTAAATGGAAATCAAGTTACTGTAAACCTTTCACCAGTACCTACTCTTCAGTCAAAGATGACTCTTGATCAACAGCATGTTGAAGTACCTGGTCAAAATAAAGCTTCTAAAGTAACTTCACCAGTAGTCGGACCAGGTCATGAAGTCCAGGAGCAAACTTCTGGTCCATTCAAGAAACAGTCTGCAGCCAGTCATGAACCTGAAGAAGACAGTGAAGTTGCTGTTGATAGTACattaaataataacagaaatcaaGAATTCGTTTCTAGTAGTAGAAGCATAAGTGGAGAGAGTGCTACATCGGAGAGCGAATTCGCTTTAGGCGGTGATGACAGTGGTGTGTCGGTGAACTCCTCTAGGAATACACTTGCAGTGTTGGCCATGGCCCAGCCTGGGGAGACAGTCAGTGTCAAGATGGAAGAGGAAAACCAAGATTTAATGCATTTTAACCTccagaagaagaaaactaaaggaaaagGGCACACTAAAGAGGAAGACAGCAGTCATCAGAAACAGCTGAAAAGACCTGCCCAAGGCAAACGCCAGAATCCAAGGGGAACAGATATATATTTACCGTATACTCCCCCTTCCTCAGAAAGCTGCCATGATGGTTATCAGCATCAAGAAAAAATGAGACAGAAGatcaaagaagtagaggaaaaacaACCAGAAGTCAAAACTGGATTTATTGCCTCTTTCTTAGATTTTCTGAAATCTGGGCCCAAACAGCAGTTTTCCACTCTTGCTGTGAGAATGCCTAACAGGACTAGGCGACCAGGAACACAGACCGTTCGTACATTTTGTCCCCCACCACTTCCAAAGACTGCAGCTGTGACACCCACACCTTTAGTGTCTGAGGCTGGGGCTAACAGTCCATCAGAAAAACTTGATAACGAACTTAAAAACTTGGAGCATTTATCTCCACTTTCTTCTGATGAAGATGATCCTGGAGTATGCAGTCATGATATTTACAAAAGCAGCTCTACTACCTTAAATACTTCAGACGCTACTTCtgataaaaagaagaaagcag TTTCAGAAGCCACACAGGTGGCGACTGCTAGCACAACTGCCATCGCTACTGGCACTGCCGCTACTTCCTCCACCGCTGTGGGTGCAGTTAAGCAAGAAACTCTCTACTCTCCTCCATCTGCAGCAAAGACCCCAGAAAATATAAACTCTTCAGAACCCCCAAAGTCCATCGAACTTGACGGTCTTCTTTCAGACCAGTTTGCCAAAGGACAGGACACTGTTGCTATAGAaggttttacagatgaggaggacCCAGAAAGTGGAGGAGAAGGCCAGTACAGAGAGCGTGATGAATTTGTGGTAAAGATAGAAGACATAGAGACTTTTAAG GAggctttaaaaacaggaaaagaacccCCAGCTATTTGGAAAGTACAAAAAGCCTTATTACAGAAGTTTGTTCCTGAAATTCGAGATGGGCAAAGAGAATTTGCTGCTACAAATAGT TACCTTGGATATTTTGGAGAtgcaaagaataaatacaaaaggATATATGTGAAGTTCATTGAAAACACTAacaaaaaggagtatgtcagagTATGTTCCAAAAAGCCAAGAAATAAGCCTTCACAAACTATcag AACTGTTCAGGCTAAGCCAAGTAACAGCAGTAAAACTTCTGATCCTCCAACACCAAAAACTGCAACAACAAAAGCCCCTTCCATGAAACCCAAAGTTAAACAGCTAAAAGTAAAGGCTGAGCCACcaccaaagaaaaggaagaaatggaaagaagaatTTTCATCATCCCAATCTGACTCATCTCCTGAGATCCACTCTAGTAGTAGTGATGATGAGG AGTTTAATCCTCCAGCTCCTTTTGTCACTCGTTTTTTGAACACAAGAGCAATGAAGGAAACCTTTAAGAGTTACATGGAATTGCTTGTCAGCATTGCTTTGGATCCTGACACAATGCAAGCCTTAGAGAAGAGCAATG